ATGGGTCCTTAAAATAGAAGGGGTGCAACACAAGTACAAGTTCAATCCCAAAACCCAAGCCAAGCCCAATACAGAAACACCCCCACAAGGCCACACTTGGCCATAGCCGTTGTGCATCTTTTTCCAAATAGACAAGCAGCCGTGTGGTTAAAAGGCCAATTGGTTCTAGCCAACCTAGATTGTGACACCTCATTTTTGTCCAATCCTAAGTTCCTAACCGACTTGCTTCCCACACGCACCTTCAAATTGTCTTGGGTTGTGACGGCTGTCAacccaataattaattaaagtatCAACCATAAAGTAAACgagaaaaattattaatttaaaaaaagagttgTTTAAAAAGTGACCAATTTTGAACCAAATATTTATTGGATTGGATTAGCTCATCATTAAAACCCGGCTAAGAATAAGATAATGCAGTCAACACCATTAAAAAAACCAATCCTTCTACCGTTTCTAACCttcaaaaaccataaaaaaaaacagtatttTCCTATATCTCTCATTAaaaagttaaatttttttaccATATATCCTATCAATGTACAAAACCCATGTAAATAATGACTGCAAATCGTGTTTATATGTccaatatatttgtgtttttagaaTCTATTCTCAATAAAGATATCAGTCTCGttcccacatatatatatacactcctAACTTTGTCTTTCTTAACGCGAAAccaagaagaagacaaaggcCAGCCTTTGTTTTCCTCATCAGATCTCTTCCACCAAGAAAAGGAGAGCCAAACCCGGTAATGTCACGGCTGAAGACACAGTCACAATAGCATACAACATATACATCCACAAGGGCAGAACATAtacagagatatatatatacatatatatctagagagagatagagagagagagactcaaGCAGGAAGTTTATAGTTGCAGTGAAAATAAATGATGTGTAAGAAGCACCCAACCGACCTGAGTGGCACCGTGGGCGTCTGCGCCTCGTGTCTCCGCGAGCGGCTGTTCGAGCTCATGGCCGcacaagcccaagcccaagcccagctGCACCAGCACGGCCAATTGGCGCACCAGGCCCATCCACGCGGGTCCGCGGCTGAATCACACAGGAAGTCCGACGCCGAACCCCCGCCTCTGCTATTCCCTCGCTCCGTCTCTCCTTACGTTACTCGCCGGAAATCTGACCACACCACCACTACAAACTGGGATAATCACTTCGATCTCCGATTCTACAGTACTCCTCAGGCGGGGCCCACCTACAACACCGTCAATGGAGTCCCCACTTCGATCACGACGTCCAGATCTTTTACCAAGCACGGCagattctctcttctctctagaCTATTTAGGTCCAGGACCGAGAAGTTCGATCCGGATCCGAACAGAAATTCGAATTCCAGAGACTCGTGCGAAGCTTCGTCGTCCTTACCGTCTTTGTTCGCAAATATTTTCAGCGCTCGACGGAAGAAGAAATCGAGGTTCGCAGTGGAGGATTCTTCCACTACCGGATGCCGCAGACCTCGAAGGAGAGCCGATCGGGGAATGTCGCCCGCGGGAGGATTAGAAACCGGTTGTGACGATTCCGATCGTTGTCCTTCAGGCAGTGGAGACTCTGAAGAGTCGTCTCAAGTACGAAGAACGCCGGTAGGAGGGCCATCGGCGGCACGGAGAGGGAAGCCAGGGCACGGCCGGAACGTGTCGACGGGGATGGTATTTTGCTTGAGTCCGCTAGTGAGGGCGAGCCCGAGCAGACAATGGAACCAGAAGGGAGGTTTGCCCCCGGATATAGGACATCCCACCGACGTTCGAGTTCCGGCGAATCCCCATATTGCAAATGCGGCAGCGTATTGCGCGAACCGGTCGAGGAAATTGGCGGATTTCGGCAGAGGCAATCACAACCGTTAACGGGCATTTTGGCTGCGGTGGTGATGTTGACTATATTGATGTACGGTTTTGCCCTTCCTTATTTTCtcccaaattttcatttttttaggcTGTTTATgtcttttttataaattaaattacagATTCCTCAGTGAAAAATATTCAtgattatatagtatatatataaaaaatggttattttcatttaaaatatataaaaaaatataagtttATTTATTTGTGCACAAAAATGTAGTAGCTCTTATGCCTTGTATTTTTGCTGAGCTGTTGTTGATAAGAGATGATTATATTATTGTCAACTATATTTTTATCTGACAACCACGAGTAATTCATATAGAATTCATGTGTGTAGTATCTCATAGAGATCTTGATTTCGAACCTCCCATTCCTTTtcctatatttttttaaaaaaactatatttttctttattttagtttttttcttttgcttttttgaagttttctttgataatttgaAACAACAAAAGAGACTTTTACGCTTGAATATAATTGTCAGAAAAAGAAATGTCAATGTCTGCCCACCCAAAAATTATTATTTGATGGATAGTTATGGTGGTTCATGTTATTTTAGTAGTGGGAGGcgtttaaatatatatatatttagtacaaatacaatatacaacACATCATCAGATCAAGCCTAGAAAAGTACAGATGTCAACAATTCTCACATAGAGGGCATAAACCAAACTCACGCAGGAACCGACTAAGCCCACAcatctccttataaatattcagaaTGATGTGAGACTAAAACCCATGTTATAAAGTCAATGACATGTAAAGTCATTATCACTCAACCCATGGGTCAattgcatatatatttatttaaaaaggCGTAATGTCATTGTTGACTTTATGTTAATGACTATATTAGATTACCTCAAATTTCTTTAGTTATAAAATATCACAACTAATAGGAATTAGAAGATTACTTTAGCATTTAATTATTGGTCAAAATATAGGATATATGAAATGAACATTTTTTACAAGTTAAAATgttctaataataataataataatacactttttggggaaaaaaaaagagatgtgAGAACTACAAATTTAACTTTTTTAAAGTAGAAATGATTCATCTAAAACCAATTGATTACACCAAAGAACTCCAATCATTTGGCCGAGTTGATTCTTGATATCTCATGTAAATCCACTAATCATAGGTTCAAAATCTATCACCAATAATCTGAGACCACATCCCTTGTTAAAATATCAGTGACTTACCCTAATTCCCTATAAGAAACTTTTGAGAATGCGGTGTGCAGGTTCGGGGGTTTATTCCATCGAGGTGGATCCAAATGATAATACCTAaatatgatttgaaattgatatcTAAAccttaatattataatattttgggGTAAGGGTGAAAATGATCATTTTGTATATGAATTTAGCCGaccgattgatcggttatttCGATTTTTGGTTATCGACGgattctttaaagaaatatgtaattatttttgaaaataatcgaCTGATCGATTCGGTTATATTAGTAATTTTTGTACAACTATGGTTTGGAGTGCTAAACACTAAAATTCCTACTCCAAATTTACGCTAGAAGCATAATCTCATTTGAACTCTTTATTACATGAAttgcaaattaaaaaacaaagtgGAGCATATCATCATCATATGCATATCCTCTGTTTTTGAATTGCAAATTTGGGGCTATAAAGCAAAGAGAGTCGGTGGGTTCCACGTGTCCAGTTAAGCACTAGGTTGCACCAAAATGTTCACCCCACTTTGGTGTTGGTGGAAGTGGGTGGATCCCACAACATTTACACCATTAATTAATGGCATCACAATTCACACCACACacattttaataaaatcaaaTGTAAATTGTCAGTAAATTTGCATCACCCCCTTATTGGCGGGATGGGGGGAGCTGGAATTGCGGTCAACtgaaaattttagaattttttaaatcTTAACCGTTGGTTCAATCTCTTGGCCCCCTAACTTACACGTTGCACCTCCTATATCCCTCTCTTCTCCGCAACACCTCCGTTCTCAGTCTAGCTCAGAAAACCAGACAATGGATCCGAATAAGAAGAATTAGAGTTTTAATCTCTCCAGCAcacctctctttttcttgatAAATCTGAATATGTGAAGTTAAAAGACAAAAATTACAACAAAGGCCAACTCCAAAAGACAAAAGAGTGGCTACAAACCCATAAAAAGCCCGCAAAGGGGAGCCATAGACTCAAAAGCCTTAACCAGCATAATCActagaaaaagaacaaaaacacatCTAGCAAAAACCAAAATCACTCGAGGATAAGAAATCCGAGGTTACCCTTTTAGCCTAATCATCATCAAGTTTTGAATCATCGAAGGCACAGTTATTACACGAGGTAATATATTCTTCTCAAGGGTTTGGTCCATCACCGGAAAATTACCGGACGCTAGATCTAAAAGATTGATTCAAGACAGTGAAGCTTTGAGAACCTGATGGTGTTGCAGAGGAGAGAAGAcgaaaaaagggcaaaaaattaattttgtcatGTTGAGATATGTCCACCCTTAACCATCAGATTAAACCAACGGTTAAgatttaaaaaattctaaaattttcGGTTGACCACAATTCCAGCTCCCCCATCCCCTTATTGGCTGGGCCCCACAAGGGGTTGAATAAGGTGGGGCCCTTGATCATAGAGACATGACCAAATCTTCTTTATTAACGGTCAGAAAAGGCAGGTCGTATTTATATGAATCCTTAAAACATGTGATCCACgacatagggaaaaaaaaagaaaagaaggtctTAGGGCAATGTTCCAAGTACTGTCGTGTccctttaattttgttttggtgTCAAGCTTCAAGCTTGTTTGATTTAAagccaattttatttttcattttcttgaagtattataattaattgagactaatagaaaaaaaaaagaaagaagggaagGGGCATATATGAATCCAATAGTTATgttctttgtcttttattttgatGAACAGGGGCTTATTTGAATTCAAATTTGCATtagtgattatatatatatatatggaggaaTTCTTTTATGAGATTCTAAAATGGGGTTTTAAAATGAGGTTTTAACTTTTAGGATTAggctaaaaatattttttaaaatttggaaaaaagatATTAGTTTTTTTGGTCGGTTTGTATgaacccaatgatatattttatggacgaaataaaaatcaaatgcaacaaaaaaaaagttatgaaaTGTTTCTTGTTAATATCTAACGATTCAGAATTGTCATgcactttttatgttgaatttgatttttgtttcaaacaaaaaatatatcgttggattcgtaagaccgatcaaaatataaatattttcttttcaaatattttcaaaaaaaatttggaaccCTAAAAATTAAAACCTCGTAGgaaaattcctctatatatatatgcctgcATGTATGCATGTATAGAAGAGACCAAGACTATTGGATTAAAgagtttttcatatatatagatTGGTTGAATGTCCTTCAATGTACTTCAACAATATTTCACATTTGTGTAAAAGGTCAAAGAAGTTAGGGTCAAAGAA
This sequence is a window from Tripterygium wilfordii isolate XIE 37 chromosome 8, ASM1340144v1, whole genome shotgun sequence. Protein-coding genes within it:
- the LOC120003643 gene encoding uncharacterized protein LOC120003643, which gives rise to MAAQAQAQAQLHQHGQLAHQAHPRGSAAESHRKSDAEPPPLLFPRSVSPYVTRRKSDHTTTTNWDNHFDLRFYSTPQAGPTYNTVNGVPTSITTSRSFTKHGRFSLLSRLFRSRTEKFDPDPNRNSNSRDSCEASSSLPSLFANIFSARRKKKSRFAVEDSSTTGCRRPRRRADRGMSPAGGLETGCDDSDRCPSGSGDSEESSQVRRTPVGGPSAARRGKPGHGRNVSTGMVFCLSPLVRASPSRQWNQKGGLPPDIGHPTDVRVPANPHIANAAAYCANRSRKLADFGRGNHNR